A genomic stretch from Juglans microcarpa x Juglans regia isolate MS1-56 chromosome 3S, Jm3101_v1.0, whole genome shotgun sequence includes:
- the LOC121257945 gene encoding kinesin-like protein KIN-7D, mitochondrial isoform X1, with amino-acid sequence MASSSRARSSSPFSYRKPSTPYSSASSSSSFMNSRIVPRSCSSSAASFFNTSGGLGSRSITPSRSRSDSMYSGPRAYNNRSPVGFASEDLISEPIGSPGSGDSISVTIRFRPLSEREYQRGDEIAWYADGDKIVRNEYNPATTFAFDRVFGPHTTSPEVYEVAAQPVVKAAMEGVNGTVFAYGVTSSGKTHTMHGDQNSPGIIPLAIKDVFSIIQDTPGREFLLRVSYLEIYNEVINDLLDPTGQNLRVREDAQGTYVEGIKEEVVLSPGHALSFIAAGEEHRHVGSNNFNLLSSRSHTIFTLMIESSADGDEYDGVIFSQLNLIDLAGSESSKTETTGLRRKEGSYINKSLLTLGTVIGKLSEGKASHVPYRDSKLTRLLQSSLSGHGHVSLICTVTPASSNMEETHNTLKFASRAKRVEIYASRNKIIDEKSLIKKYQREISSLKEELDQLRRGMLVGVSHEEILTLKQKLEEGQVKMQSRLEEEEEAKAALMSRIQKLTKLILVSSKNTIPGYLSDIPSHQRSHSVGEDDGSLLPEGENQKDSLSSASAAPADAPFDFKHRRSSSKWSEDLSPSGSAITESTHAGELISDSKLPTGGMTMSDQMDLLVEQVKMLAGEIAFSTSTLKRLVEQSVNDPDSSKTQIQNLEHEIQEKKRQMRVLEQRIIENGEASIANASLVEMQQTLMRLMTQCNEKGFELEIKSADNRILQEQLQNKCSENKELQERVNSLEQHLVSFTGDKSSMSSDQYVSGEYTDELKKKIQSQEIESEKLKLEHVQLSEDNSGLRVQNQKLAEEASYAKELASAAAVELKNLAGEVTKLSLQNAKLEKELLAARDLAHSRSAAMLTVNGVNRKFNDGTKNGRKGKLSGRAYEISGAVCDEFESWNLDPEDLKMELQARKQREVVLEAALTEKEFIEDEFRKKIEEAKKREEALENDLANMWVLVAKLKKEGGAISELNTDERNGEGTEFISDPKTNVPETNKVLKESEVLDVSNLADEIPKEEPLVVRLKARMQEMKEKELKYLGNGDANSHICKVCFESPTAAILLPCRHFCLCKSCSLACSECPLCRTKIADRLFAFTS; translated from the exons ATGGCGTCGTCCTCCCGAGCACGGAGCAGCTCGCCATTCTCCTACCGCAAGCCCTCCACTCCGTACTCTTCCGCTtcgtcctcctcctccttcatGAATAGTCGAATCGTGCCTCGCTCATGCTCCTCCTCCGCGGCTTCGTTCTTCAACACCAGCGGTGGGCTTGGCTCCCGATCCATCACCCCGAGTCGCAGCCGCTCAGATTCAATGTACTCTGGTCCACGTGCATACAATAATCGCTCTCCGGTCGGGTTTGCTTCGGAAGACTTAATTTCCGAGCCTATCGGTTCGCCGGGCTCCGGTGATAGCATTTCGGTGACAATTCGGTTCAGGCCGTTGAG TGAGAGGGAGTACCAGAGAGGGGACGAGATCGCGTGGTACGCGGACGGCGATAAAATTGTGAGGAACGAGTATAATCCAGCTACGACTTTTGCATTTG ATAGAGTTTTTGGACCACACACGACTTCGCCGGAAGTATatgaagtggcggctcagccgGTCGTCAAGGCTGCAATGGAAGGTGTTAATG GAACTGTATTTGCGTATGGTGTTACAAGTAGCGGGAAGACGCACACTATGCAC GGAGATCAAAATTCTCCTGGTATTATACCCCTAGCTATAAAGGACGTTTTCAGCATTATCCAAGAT ACTCCAGGAAGAGAGTTCTTACTCCGTGTGTCATATCTTGAAATCTATAACGAG GTGATAAATGACTTGCTTGATCCCACAGGTCAGAATTTGCGTGTCAGAGAAGACGCACAG GGAACCTATGTTGAGGGTATAAAGGAAGAAGTTGTTCTTTCTCCTGGGCATGCACTTTCTTTTATTGCTGCTGGGGAAG AGCATCGTCATGTTGGATCAAATAATTTCAATCTGTTGAGTAGCCGAAGTCACACCATATTTACACTG ATGATTGAAAGTAGTGCAGATGGTGATGAATATGATGGAGTGATCTTCTCGCAACTT aatttgattgaTCTAGCCGGATCTGAGAGCTCGAAAACAGAAACAACTGGACTGCGGAGGAAGGAAGGATCTTACATCAATAAAAGCCTTTTAACTCTTGGAACA GTAATTGGAAAACTGAGTGAGGGGAAGGCATCTCATGTTCCCTACCGAGATTCCAAGCTTACCCGCCTTCTGCAATCTTCATTGAGTGGGCACGGACATGTCTCG CTTATATGTACAGTTACTCCTGCGTCAAGCAACATGGAGGAAACTCATAATACATTGAAATTTGCAAGCAGAGCAAAGCGAGTGGAAATCTATGCCTCACGTAATAAG ATTATCGACGAAAAATCTTTGATTAAAAAGTATCAAAGAGAAATTTCAAGCCTCAAAGAAGAACTTGATCAGCTCAGGAGGGGGATGCTTGTTGGTGTTAGTCATGAGGAGATTTTGACATTAAAGCAAAAG TTGGAAGAAGGTCAAGTGAAAATGCAGTCGAGAttggaagaagaggaggaagccAAGGCTGCTCTAATGAGTAGAATCCAGAAACTAACGAAGCTCATACTTGTCTCTTCAAAGAATACAATTCCTGGATATTTGAGCGATATTCCCAGTCATCAACGAAGTCATTCAGTTGGTGAGGATGAC ggtTCTTTGCTTCCAGAAGGTGAGAATCAGAAGGATTCATTGTCATCTGCCTCAGCAGCTCCAGCAGATGCACCTTTTGATTTTAAACACAGACGATCTTCTAGCAAGTGGAGTGAAGATCTATCACCTTCTGGCAGTGCAATTACTGAATCGACTCATGCTGGTGAACTTATTAGTGATTCAAAACTGCCAACA GGAGGGATGACGATGTCAGATCAGATGGACCTTCTTGTTGAGCAAGTTAAAATGCTTGCTGGAGAAATTGCATTTAGCACCAGCACCCTTAAGCGCCTGGTGGAGCAGTCTGTAAATGACCCTGATAGCTCAAAAACCCAG ATTCAAAACTTGGAACATGAGATCCAAGAAAAGAAGAGACAAATGAGGGTCTTAGAACAGCGTATTATTGAGAATGGTGAGGCTTCAATTGCTAATGCATCGTTGGTTGAAATGCAGCAG ACGCTTATGAGATTGATGACACAGTGCAATGAGAAAGGTTTTGAACTGGAG ATTAAATCAGCAGACAACCGTATCCTTCAGGAGCAGCTGCAGAATAAG tgTTCAGAGAACAAGGAATTACAAGAAAGAGTGAATAGCCTTGAGCAGCACTTGGTCTCATTCACGGGTGATAAGTCATCAATGTCTTCAGACCAATATGTATCTGGAGAATATACTgatgaattgaaaaagaaaattcagtCTCAG GAAATTGAGAGCGAGAAACTTAAGCTGGAACATGTTCAGCTTTCAGAGGATAATAGTGGCTTACGCGTCCAGAACCAGAAATTGGCTGAAGAAGCTTCCTATGCCAAAGAGCTGGCCTCTGCTGCCGCCGTTGAGCTGAAGAATTTGGCTGGTGAGGTGACAAAACTCTCATTACAGAATGCAAAACTAGAAAAAGAGTTGTTGGCTGCACGAGATTTGGCACATTCTAGAAGTGCTGCTATGCTAACCGTGAATGGTGTCAACCGCAAGTTCAATGATGGAACAAAAAATGGAAGGAAGGGGAAGCTATCTGGCCGTGCTTATGAAATTTCTGGAGCGGTCTGCGATGAGTTTGAGTCATGGAATCTTGATCCAGAAGATTTAAAGATGGAACTGCAAGCAAGGAAACAAAGGGAGGTAGTTCTTGAGGCTGCCTTAACTGAAAAGGagttcattgaagatgagtttagGAAAAAGATTGAAGAGGCGAAGAAAAGGGAGGAAgctcttgaaaatgatttagcaAACATGTGGGTGCTTGTTGCTAAATTGAAGAAGGAGGGGGGAGCTATCTCTGAGTTGAACACTGATGAGAGGAATGGTGAGGGAACTGAATTCATTAGTGATCCAAAAACAAATGTACCGGAAACTAACAAGGTTCTTAAAGAGAGTGAAGTTTTGGATGTTTCAAATCTAGCTGATGAAATTCCAAAGGAAGAACCCCTGGTTGTTCGCCTTAAG GCACGGATGcaagagatgaaggaaaagGAACTCAAGTACCTAGGAAATGGAGATGCCAATTCACATATATGTAAAGTATGTTTTGAATCACCAACAGCAGCAATTCTTCTCCCCTGTCGACACTTTTGTT TGTGTAAATCTTGTTCGCTTGCTTGTTCTGAGTGCCCACTTTGCCGCACAAAAATTGCAGATAGACTTTTTGCATTTACTTCTTGA
- the LOC121257945 gene encoding kinesin-like protein KIN-7D, mitochondrial isoform X2: protein MEGVNGTVFAYGVTSSGKTHTMHGDQNSPGIIPLAIKDVFSIIQDTPGREFLLRVSYLEIYNEVINDLLDPTGQNLRVREDAQGTYVEGIKEEVVLSPGHALSFIAAGEEHRHVGSNNFNLLSSRSHTIFTLMIESSADGDEYDGVIFSQLNLIDLAGSESSKTETTGLRRKEGSYINKSLLTLGTVIGKLSEGKASHVPYRDSKLTRLLQSSLSGHGHVSLICTVTPASSNMEETHNTLKFASRAKRVEIYASRNKIIDEKSLIKKYQREISSLKEELDQLRRGMLVGVSHEEILTLKQKLEEGQVKMQSRLEEEEEAKAALMSRIQKLTKLILVSSKNTIPGYLSDIPSHQRSHSVGEDDGSLLPEGENQKDSLSSASAAPADAPFDFKHRRSSSKWSEDLSPSGSAITESTHAGELISDSKLPTGGMTMSDQMDLLVEQVKMLAGEIAFSTSTLKRLVEQSVNDPDSSKTQIQNLEHEIQEKKRQMRVLEQRIIENGEASIANASLVEMQQTLMRLMTQCNEKGFELEIKSADNRILQEQLQNKCSENKELQERVNSLEQHLVSFTGDKSSMSSDQYVSGEYTDELKKKIQSQEIESEKLKLEHVQLSEDNSGLRVQNQKLAEEASYAKELASAAAVELKNLAGEVTKLSLQNAKLEKELLAARDLAHSRSAAMLTVNGVNRKFNDGTKNGRKGKLSGRAYEISGAVCDEFESWNLDPEDLKMELQARKQREVVLEAALTEKEFIEDEFRKKIEEAKKREEALENDLANMWVLVAKLKKEGGAISELNTDERNGEGTEFISDPKTNVPETNKVLKESEVLDVSNLADEIPKEEPLVVRLKARMQEMKEKELKYLGNGDANSHICKVCFESPTAAILLPCRHFCLCKSCSLACSECPLCRTKIADRLFAFTS from the exons ATGGAAGGTGTTAATG GAACTGTATTTGCGTATGGTGTTACAAGTAGCGGGAAGACGCACACTATGCAC GGAGATCAAAATTCTCCTGGTATTATACCCCTAGCTATAAAGGACGTTTTCAGCATTATCCAAGAT ACTCCAGGAAGAGAGTTCTTACTCCGTGTGTCATATCTTGAAATCTATAACGAG GTGATAAATGACTTGCTTGATCCCACAGGTCAGAATTTGCGTGTCAGAGAAGACGCACAG GGAACCTATGTTGAGGGTATAAAGGAAGAAGTTGTTCTTTCTCCTGGGCATGCACTTTCTTTTATTGCTGCTGGGGAAG AGCATCGTCATGTTGGATCAAATAATTTCAATCTGTTGAGTAGCCGAAGTCACACCATATTTACACTG ATGATTGAAAGTAGTGCAGATGGTGATGAATATGATGGAGTGATCTTCTCGCAACTT aatttgattgaTCTAGCCGGATCTGAGAGCTCGAAAACAGAAACAACTGGACTGCGGAGGAAGGAAGGATCTTACATCAATAAAAGCCTTTTAACTCTTGGAACA GTAATTGGAAAACTGAGTGAGGGGAAGGCATCTCATGTTCCCTACCGAGATTCCAAGCTTACCCGCCTTCTGCAATCTTCATTGAGTGGGCACGGACATGTCTCG CTTATATGTACAGTTACTCCTGCGTCAAGCAACATGGAGGAAACTCATAATACATTGAAATTTGCAAGCAGAGCAAAGCGAGTGGAAATCTATGCCTCACGTAATAAG ATTATCGACGAAAAATCTTTGATTAAAAAGTATCAAAGAGAAATTTCAAGCCTCAAAGAAGAACTTGATCAGCTCAGGAGGGGGATGCTTGTTGGTGTTAGTCATGAGGAGATTTTGACATTAAAGCAAAAG TTGGAAGAAGGTCAAGTGAAAATGCAGTCGAGAttggaagaagaggaggaagccAAGGCTGCTCTAATGAGTAGAATCCAGAAACTAACGAAGCTCATACTTGTCTCTTCAAAGAATACAATTCCTGGATATTTGAGCGATATTCCCAGTCATCAACGAAGTCATTCAGTTGGTGAGGATGAC ggtTCTTTGCTTCCAGAAGGTGAGAATCAGAAGGATTCATTGTCATCTGCCTCAGCAGCTCCAGCAGATGCACCTTTTGATTTTAAACACAGACGATCTTCTAGCAAGTGGAGTGAAGATCTATCACCTTCTGGCAGTGCAATTACTGAATCGACTCATGCTGGTGAACTTATTAGTGATTCAAAACTGCCAACA GGAGGGATGACGATGTCAGATCAGATGGACCTTCTTGTTGAGCAAGTTAAAATGCTTGCTGGAGAAATTGCATTTAGCACCAGCACCCTTAAGCGCCTGGTGGAGCAGTCTGTAAATGACCCTGATAGCTCAAAAACCCAG ATTCAAAACTTGGAACATGAGATCCAAGAAAAGAAGAGACAAATGAGGGTCTTAGAACAGCGTATTATTGAGAATGGTGAGGCTTCAATTGCTAATGCATCGTTGGTTGAAATGCAGCAG ACGCTTATGAGATTGATGACACAGTGCAATGAGAAAGGTTTTGAACTGGAG ATTAAATCAGCAGACAACCGTATCCTTCAGGAGCAGCTGCAGAATAAG tgTTCAGAGAACAAGGAATTACAAGAAAGAGTGAATAGCCTTGAGCAGCACTTGGTCTCATTCACGGGTGATAAGTCATCAATGTCTTCAGACCAATATGTATCTGGAGAATATACTgatgaattgaaaaagaaaattcagtCTCAG GAAATTGAGAGCGAGAAACTTAAGCTGGAACATGTTCAGCTTTCAGAGGATAATAGTGGCTTACGCGTCCAGAACCAGAAATTGGCTGAAGAAGCTTCCTATGCCAAAGAGCTGGCCTCTGCTGCCGCCGTTGAGCTGAAGAATTTGGCTGGTGAGGTGACAAAACTCTCATTACAGAATGCAAAACTAGAAAAAGAGTTGTTGGCTGCACGAGATTTGGCACATTCTAGAAGTGCTGCTATGCTAACCGTGAATGGTGTCAACCGCAAGTTCAATGATGGAACAAAAAATGGAAGGAAGGGGAAGCTATCTGGCCGTGCTTATGAAATTTCTGGAGCGGTCTGCGATGAGTTTGAGTCATGGAATCTTGATCCAGAAGATTTAAAGATGGAACTGCAAGCAAGGAAACAAAGGGAGGTAGTTCTTGAGGCTGCCTTAACTGAAAAGGagttcattgaagatgagtttagGAAAAAGATTGAAGAGGCGAAGAAAAGGGAGGAAgctcttgaaaatgatttagcaAACATGTGGGTGCTTGTTGCTAAATTGAAGAAGGAGGGGGGAGCTATCTCTGAGTTGAACACTGATGAGAGGAATGGTGAGGGAACTGAATTCATTAGTGATCCAAAAACAAATGTACCGGAAACTAACAAGGTTCTTAAAGAGAGTGAAGTTTTGGATGTTTCAAATCTAGCTGATGAAATTCCAAAGGAAGAACCCCTGGTTGTTCGCCTTAAG GCACGGATGcaagagatgaaggaaaagGAACTCAAGTACCTAGGAAATGGAGATGCCAATTCACATATATGTAAAGTATGTTTTGAATCACCAACAGCAGCAATTCTTCTCCCCTGTCGACACTTTTGTT TGTGTAAATCTTGTTCGCTTGCTTGTTCTGAGTGCCCACTTTGCCGCACAAAAATTGCAGATAGACTTTTTGCATTTACTTCTTGA
- the LOC121256912 gene encoding B-box zinc finger protein 20-like isoform X1: MKIQCDVCNKGEATVFCPADEAALCDGCDSKIHHANKLAGKHTRFSLIQPSKQAPLCDICQERHAFLFCKEDRAILCRECDLPIHKANEHTQKHDRFLLTGVKLHDYSSSSLYPTSSSSNGSESNNIDTDVRSSQSSRKRSPNMICNEVFVSPSSGKSTIPTPGYRPGTEGNQIGDTVPIPTSSISEYLIETLPGWRVEDFLDPAFAANGFSKTNDQSLPFMDRVFLEKDMTSFSSEDLVSWVSQASHQLPQLPLFPRTDFLTGFKESEKANDMKMSNRKWCDDGFTVPQIIPLKKSRRFR; encoded by the exons ATGAAGATCCAATGCGACGTGTGTAACAAAGGGGAGGCCACAGTATTCTGCCCTGCAGATGAAGCTGCTCTTTGTGATGGGTGTGATAGCAAAATTCACCACGCAAATAAACTCGCCGGCAAGCACACACGCTTCTCTTTGATCCAGCCCTCCAAACAAGCTCCTCTCTGTGATATCTGTCAG GAGAGGCATGCCTTTCTCTTCTGCAAAGAAGATAGAGCAATTCTTTGTAGAGAATGCGACCTCCCCATTCACAAAGCCAATGAACATACCCAGAAACATGACAGATTTCTTCTCACGGGTGTCAAACTCCATGAttattcttcctcttctttataCCCAACCTCATCATCCTCTAATGGCTCTGAATCAAACAACATTGATACTGATGTTAGAAGCTCGCAGTCATCAAGAAAGAGATCACCAAACATGATTTGTAATGAAGTATTTGTCTCTCCTTCAAGTGGGAAGAGTACAATACCAACACCAGGTTACAGGCCGGGTACTGAAGGAAATCAGATTGGAGACACTGTTCCTATTCCAACCAGCAGCATATCAGAGTATTTGATAGAAACCTTGCCGGGTTGGCGTGTTGAAGACTTTCTTGACCCTGCATTTGCTGCCAATGGTTTCTCTAAG ACCAATGATCAATCACTCCCGTTTATGGATCGAGTCTTTCTTGAGAAAGATATGACTTCATTTTCATCAGAAGATTTGGTTAGCTGGGTTTCTCAAGCTTCACATCAACTCCCTCAATTACCTCTCTTTCCCCGTACTGACTTTCTGACTGGATTCAAGGAATCAGAAAAGGCAAATGACATGAAAATGAGCAACCGAAAGTGGTGTGACGACGGTTTCACGGTACCCCAAATCATTCCTCTCAAGAAATCCAGACGTTTCAGATAG
- the LOC121256912 gene encoding B-box zinc finger protein 21-like isoform X2, translating into MKIQCDVCNKGEATVFCPADEAALCDGCDSKIHHANKLAGKHTRFSLIQPSKQAPLCDICQERHAFLFCKEDRAILCRECDLPIHKANEHTQKHDRFLLTGVKLHDYSSSSLYPTSSSSNGSESNNIDTDVRSSQSSRKRSPNMICNEVFVSPSSGKSTIPTPGYRPGTEGNQIGDTVPIPTSSISEYLIETLPGWRVEDFLDPAFAANGFSKLQ; encoded by the exons ATGAAGATCCAATGCGACGTGTGTAACAAAGGGGAGGCCACAGTATTCTGCCCTGCAGATGAAGCTGCTCTTTGTGATGGGTGTGATAGCAAAATTCACCACGCAAATAAACTCGCCGGCAAGCACACACGCTTCTCTTTGATCCAGCCCTCCAAACAAGCTCCTCTCTGTGATATCTGTCAG GAGAGGCATGCCTTTCTCTTCTGCAAAGAAGATAGAGCAATTCTTTGTAGAGAATGCGACCTCCCCATTCACAAAGCCAATGAACATACCCAGAAACATGACAGATTTCTTCTCACGGGTGTCAAACTCCATGAttattcttcctcttctttataCCCAACCTCATCATCCTCTAATGGCTCTGAATCAAACAACATTGATACTGATGTTAGAAGCTCGCAGTCATCAAGAAAGAGATCACCAAACATGATTTGTAATGAAGTATTTGTCTCTCCTTCAAGTGGGAAGAGTACAATACCAACACCAGGTTACAGGCCGGGTACTGAAGGAAATCAGATTGGAGACACTGTTCCTATTCCAACCAGCAGCATATCAGAGTATTTGATAGAAACCTTGCCGGGTTGGCGTGTTGAAGACTTTCTTGACCCTGCATTTGCTGCCAATGGTTTCTCTAAG TTGCAATAA
- the LOC121258188 gene encoding uncharacterized protein LOC121258188 — MAAFLATSSSPPALRCFSSPSHSHFRQSSLLQCWKVSVFKVRWLRTFSSTTSMDWNRRRNFIYAASQDAEEAFKKTVEVDKLIDTLRDANPNELQKLVVENVLAFNESFWIRLAARTDTCKSEDDKKDYEELAISVMSIVDRLVHKTKEKIESATDVLKEILKPVVDEVEEVTWPPRDPEALKSMEKGIYQREQEGQLDEGFLAEVNAQLRQAKEDGDKPGLEAMLQKVLQLYASRVLSKRSYAKKGEEVLKAEQFLEAIIEAPQEEWNKLLINGMTVGKGEISPEEFYAVIKKRIERTLIRTEGGSYQQRILTEYLKGIQSRAEEIVQVLQGKP; from the exons ATGGCTGCATTCTTGGCGACGTCCTCATCCCCGCCGGCCCTTCGTTGCTTCTCCTCCCCTTCTCATTCCCACTTTCGTCAG AGTTCATTGCTCCAATGTTGGAAAGTCTCGGTTTTCAAGGTGCGTTGGCTTAGGACGTTTTCTTCCACGACTTCAATGGATTGGAATAGGAG GAGAAATTTCATCTATGCAGCCAGTCAAGATGCCGAGGAAGCTTTCAAAAAGACTGTTGAAGTGGATAAGCTGATAGATACACTGAGGGATGCAAATCCAAATGAA CTTCAGAAGCTTGTTGTTGAAAATGTCCTTGCTTTCAATGAGAGTTTTTGGATACGCCTTGCAGCAAGAACTGATACCTGCAAATCAGAGGATGATAAA AAAGATTACGAGGAATTGGCTATATCTGTGATGAGCATAGTGGATCGCCTTGTTCATAAGACTAAG GAAAAAATAGAGTCAGCCACTGACGTTCTCAAGGAGATATTGAAACCTGTGGTTGATGAAGTGGAAGAGGTTACCTGGCCTCCTAGAGACCCTGAGGCCCTCAAATCAATGGAGAAA GGGATATACCAAAGGGAACAAGAAGGGCAACTAGATGAAGGTTTTCTTGCAGAGGTTAATGCACAGCTACGGCAA GCAAAAGAAGATGGAGATAAGCCAGGACTGGAAGCTATGCTGCAAAAGGTTTTGCAACTGTATGCTTCCAGAGTTCTCTCCAAACGTAGTTATGCAAAGAAAG GAGAGGAAGTCTTGAAGGCCGAGCAGTTTCTTGAAGCCATAATAGAAG CTCCACAGGAAGAATGGAACAAGCTCTTGATAAATGGAATGACAGTTGGCAAAGGGGAGATATCACCAGAGGAGTTTTATGCAGTCATTAAGAAACGAATTGAGCGGACTTTGATCCGAACA GAGG